One genomic segment of Sminthopsis crassicaudata isolate SCR6 chromosome 4, ASM4859323v1, whole genome shotgun sequence includes these proteins:
- the KCNH4 gene encoding voltage-gated delayed rectifier potassium channel KCNH4 isoform X2, whose product MPVMKGLLAPQNTFLDTIATRFDGTHSNFLLANAQGPRGYPIVYCSDGFCDLTGFCRTEVMQKTCSCRFLYGPETSEPALQRLHKALEGRQEHRTELCFYRKDGSAFWCLLDMMPIKNEMGDVVLFLFSFKDITQNQGRGLGPPGGNNHEKTRGRKGGSSRLRTARRQGHTVLHRLTTQFGRRGQGSVKANNNVFEPKPSVPEYKVASVGGSRCLLLHYSVPKALWDGLILLATFYVAITVPYNVCFSGADDSPITTRQTLVSDIVVEMLFILDIILNFRTTYVSQTGQVVSAPRSIGLHYLATWFFIDLIAALPFDLLYAFNITVTSLVHLLKTVRLLRLLRLLQKLDRYSQYSAMVLTLLMSVFALLAHWMACIWYVIGRKEMEANDPLVWDIGWLHELGKRLESPYVNGSAMGGPSRRSAYIAALYFTLSSLTSVGFGNVCANTDAEKIFSICTMLIGALMHAVVFGNVTAIIQRMYSRRSLYHTRMKDLKDFIRVHRLPRPLKQRMLEYFQTTWAVNSGIDANELLKDFPDELRADIAMHLNREILQLPLFGAASRGCLRALSLHIKTSFCAPGEYLLRRGDALQAYYYVCSGSLEVLQDNMVLAILGKGDLIGADVSEPGLDPGLGSGSGSSGCVLKTDADVKALTYCGLQQLSGQGLADVLRLYPEYGAAFRAGLARDLTFNLHRGSDSHGLSRFCRSPRHSQPQSDSFGSSSDKTLTSSIVEAEGGPEPAGAPRPRRPLLLPSLSPARPRGSLASLLGDELPPFSALTSSPSLSPTPSPAPAGRGQSPSLHAPLKGPAAWKAPQLLIPPLGTYGPPDLSPRVVDGIEDSSSTGESQSFQFSRGPKLPRPRRQSPPSESGPNKELAAETEEMKVKVCRLNREITHLNQEVSQLSRELRHMMQLLQAWLATRAPFTDFPAPPGASPPPCPPPRPLCVSPLLTEPCPGTRDTTCAEVHCPQSSPPAGLRESEVGASPQGSRPATPTLCPLQLRPPSPASRSALLTPSSVLEVPTPPAGSVFPNGSAPLQSTNQYHFHSSSDTFH is encoded by the exons ATGCCTGTCATGAAGGGGTTGCTGGCCCCCCAAAACACCTTCTTGGACACGATCGCCACACGCTTCGACGGCACTC ACAGTAACTTCCTGCTGGCCAATGCTCAGGGTCCGAGGGGTTATCCCATCGTATACTGTTCTGACGGCTTCTGCGACCTCACAGGCTTCTGCCGAACTGAGGTGATGCAGAAAACCTGTAGCTGCCGCTTCCTCTATGGCCCCGAGACCAGTGAGCCTGCCCTGCAGCGGCTACACAAAGCTCTGGAGGGTAGGCAGGAGCACCGAACTGAGCTCTGCTTCTACCGAAAGGATG gTTCAGCTTTTTGGTGTTTACTGGATATGATGCCAATCAAGAATGAGATGGGGGACGTGGtgctattccttttttccttcaaagataTCACCCAGAACCAGGGAAGGGGACTGGGTCCTCCTGGAGGGAATAACCATG AGAAGACAAGAGGCAGGAAAGGAGGCAGTTCAAGGCTTCGAACAGCCAGGAGGCAGGGTCACACTGTTCTACACAGACTTACCACCCAGTTTGGCCGCCGTGGTCAGGGCAGTGTAAAAGCCAACAAT AACGTGTTTGAACCGAAGCCGTCAGTGCCTGAATACAAGGTAGCCTCTGTGGGGGGGTCCCGCTGCCTCCTCCTTCACTACAGTGTCCCCAAGGCCCTCTGGGATGGCCTCATCCTCCTAGCCACCTTCTACGTGGCCATCACTGTCCCCTACAACGTCTGCTTCTCAGGAGCTGATGATAGTCCCATCACCACCCGGCAAACCCTCGTCAGTGACATCGTTGTGGAGATGCTCTTCATCCTCG ATATTATCCTGAACTTCCGTACCACCTACGTGTCCCAAACAGGCCAAGTAGTCTCTGCCCCCCGCTCCATTGGCCTTCATTATCTGGCCACTTGGTTCTTCATTGACCTCATTGCCGCTCTGCCCTTTGACCTGCTATATGCCTTCAACATTACTGTT ACATCACTTGTGCATCTGTTGAAGACAGTCCGTCTCCTGCGGCTCCTGCGGCTGCTGCAGAAGCTGGATCGGTATTCCCAGTACAGTGCCATGGTGCTCACCCTGCTCATGTCTGTATTTGCCCTGCTGGCGCACTGGATGGCCTGTATCTGGTATGTCATTGGTCGAAAGGAGATGGAGGCCAATGACCCACTGGTCTGGGACATTG GCTGGTTACATGAATTGGGCAAAAGGCTGGAGTCTCCCTATGTGAATGGGTCGGCCATGGGCGGCCCCTCCCGGAGAAGTGCCTACATCGCTGCCCTCTACTTTACGCTCAGCAGCCTCACTAGCGTGGGCTTTGGCAACGTCTGCGCCAACACGGACGCAGAGAAGATTTTCTCCATCTGCACCATGCTTATCGGGG CACTAATGCATGCTGTGGTGTTCGGAAACGTGACAGCCATCATCCAGCGCATGTACTCCAGGCGCTCGCTCTACCACACGCGCATGAAAGACCTGAAGGACTTTATCCGGGTGCACCGCCTGCCCCGACCCCTCAAACAGCGCATGCTGGAGTACTTCCAGACTACGTGGGCTGTCAACAGTGGCATCGACGCCAACGAG TTGCTAAAGGACTTCCCAGATGAGCTGCGGGCTGACATTGCCATGCACCTGAACCGGGAGATTCTGCAGCTGCCCCTCTTTGGAGCAGCGAGTCGAGGCTGCTTGAGAGCCCTCTCACTGCACATCAAGACCTCGTTCTGTGCTCCTGGAGAGTACCTGCTACGAAGAGGGGATGCGCTTCAGGCATATTACTATGTCTGTTCTGGATCACTTGAAGTCCTACAGGACAACATGGTGCTGGCTATTTTAG GGAAGGGGGACCTGATTGGAGCAGATGTCTCGGAGCCAGGACTGGACCCTGGGTTGGGATCAGGATCAGGCTCCTCGGGTTGTGTCCTGAAGACGGATGCTGATGTAAAGGCACTGACCTACTGTGGCTTGCAACAGCTAAGCGGTCAAGGTCTAGCTGATGTTCTGCGGCTCTATCCTGAATATGGGGCTGCTTTCCGAGCTGGCTTGGCTCGAGACCTCACCTTCAACCTGCACCGGGGCTCAGACTCCCAT GGTCTCAGTCGCTTTTGTCGCTCCCCACGTCATTCTCAG CCCCAGTCAGACAGCTTCGGTTCCTCCTCAGACAAGACCCTGACATCATCTATCGTGGAGGCCGAAGGAGGCCCAGAGCCTGCGGGAGCCCCTCGACCCCGCCGGCCACTCCTGCTGCCTAGCCTCAGTCCTGCTCGGCCCAGAGGCTCCCTTGCCAGCCTTCTGGGTGATGAGTTGCCTCCATTCTCTGCCctcacttcttccccttccctatctcccaccccttcccctgccCCGGCTGGCCGGGGCCAAAGTCCCTCCCTTCATGCCCCCCTGAAGGGTCCTGCTGCCTGGAAGGCCCCTCAGCTGCTCATCCCCCCACTGGGCACCTATGGACCCCCGGACCTCAGCCCCCG GGTAGTGGATGGCATCGAGGACTCTAGCAGCACTGGGGAATCTCAGAGTTTCCAGTTTAGCCGGGGACCCAAGCTGCCTCGCCCTCGAAGACAGTCACCTCCCTCAG AGTCTGGGCCCAACAAGGAGCTGGCTGCTGAAACAGAGGAGATGAAAGTGAAAGTCTGTAGATTGAACAGAGAG ATCACCCACCTCAACCAGGAAGTATCTCAGCTCAGCAGGGAACTTCGCCACATGATGCAGTTGCTTCAAGCCTGGTTGGCAACCCGGGCTCCCTTCACAGACTTTCCTGCTCCCCCTGGGGCTTCTCCTCCTCCATGTCCACCACCAAGACCTCTTTGTGTTTCTCCGTTGTTGACTGAGCCATGCCCTGGGACTCGGGATACCACATGTGCTGAGGTCCATTGTCCCCAAAGTTCTCCCCCAGCTGGTCTGAGGGAATCAGAAGTGGGGGCCTCTCCCCAGGGATCCAGGCCTGCCACACCAACTCTGTGCCCCCTGCAACTGCGCCCTCCTAGCCCTGCCTCTCGGTCTGCCCTGCTGACACCATCATCTGTCCTGGAAGTTCCAACTCCACCTGCTGGCTCTGTTTTCCCCAATGGCTCAGCTCCACTCCAGAGCACCAACCAA
- the KCNH4 gene encoding voltage-gated delayed rectifier potassium channel KCNH4 isoform X1, producing the protein MPVMKGLLAPQNTFLDTIATRFDGTHSNFLLANAQGPRGYPIVYCSDGFCDLTGFCRTEVMQKTCSCRFLYGPETSEPALQRLHKALEGRQEHRTELCFYRKDGSAFWCLLDMMPIKNEMGDVVLFLFSFKDITQNQGRGLGPPGGNNHAEKTRGRKGGSSRLRTARRQGHTVLHRLTTQFGRRGQGSVKANNNVFEPKPSVPEYKVASVGGSRCLLLHYSVPKALWDGLILLATFYVAITVPYNVCFSGADDSPITTRQTLVSDIVVEMLFILDIILNFRTTYVSQTGQVVSAPRSIGLHYLATWFFIDLIAALPFDLLYAFNITVTSLVHLLKTVRLLRLLRLLQKLDRYSQYSAMVLTLLMSVFALLAHWMACIWYVIGRKEMEANDPLVWDIGWLHELGKRLESPYVNGSAMGGPSRRSAYIAALYFTLSSLTSVGFGNVCANTDAEKIFSICTMLIGALMHAVVFGNVTAIIQRMYSRRSLYHTRMKDLKDFIRVHRLPRPLKQRMLEYFQTTWAVNSGIDANELLKDFPDELRADIAMHLNREILQLPLFGAASRGCLRALSLHIKTSFCAPGEYLLRRGDALQAYYYVCSGSLEVLQDNMVLAILGKGDLIGADVSEPGLDPGLGSGSGSSGCVLKTDADVKALTYCGLQQLSGQGLADVLRLYPEYGAAFRAGLARDLTFNLHRGSDSHGLSRFCRSPRHSQPQSDSFGSSSDKTLTSSIVEAEGGPEPAGAPRPRRPLLLPSLSPARPRGSLASLLGDELPPFSALTSSPSLSPTPSPAPAGRGQSPSLHAPLKGPAAWKAPQLLIPPLGTYGPPDLSPRVVDGIEDSSSTGESQSFQFSRGPKLPRPRRQSPPSESGPNKELAAETEEMKVKVCRLNREITHLNQEVSQLSRELRHMMQLLQAWLATRAPFTDFPAPPGASPPPCPPPRPLCVSPLLTEPCPGTRDTTCAEVHCPQSSPPAGLRESEVGASPQGSRPATPTLCPLQLRPPSPASRSALLTPSSVLEVPTPPAGSVFPNGSAPLQSTNQYHFHSSSDTFH; encoded by the exons ATGCCTGTCATGAAGGGGTTGCTGGCCCCCCAAAACACCTTCTTGGACACGATCGCCACACGCTTCGACGGCACTC ACAGTAACTTCCTGCTGGCCAATGCTCAGGGTCCGAGGGGTTATCCCATCGTATACTGTTCTGACGGCTTCTGCGACCTCACAGGCTTCTGCCGAACTGAGGTGATGCAGAAAACCTGTAGCTGCCGCTTCCTCTATGGCCCCGAGACCAGTGAGCCTGCCCTGCAGCGGCTACACAAAGCTCTGGAGGGTAGGCAGGAGCACCGAACTGAGCTCTGCTTCTACCGAAAGGATG gTTCAGCTTTTTGGTGTTTACTGGATATGATGCCAATCAAGAATGAGATGGGGGACGTGGtgctattccttttttccttcaaagataTCACCCAGAACCAGGGAAGGGGACTGGGTCCTCCTGGAGGGAATAACCATG CAGAGAAGACAAGAGGCAGGAAAGGAGGCAGTTCAAGGCTTCGAACAGCCAGGAGGCAGGGTCACACTGTTCTACACAGACTTACCACCCAGTTTGGCCGCCGTGGTCAGGGCAGTGTAAAAGCCAACAAT AACGTGTTTGAACCGAAGCCGTCAGTGCCTGAATACAAGGTAGCCTCTGTGGGGGGGTCCCGCTGCCTCCTCCTTCACTACAGTGTCCCCAAGGCCCTCTGGGATGGCCTCATCCTCCTAGCCACCTTCTACGTGGCCATCACTGTCCCCTACAACGTCTGCTTCTCAGGAGCTGATGATAGTCCCATCACCACCCGGCAAACCCTCGTCAGTGACATCGTTGTGGAGATGCTCTTCATCCTCG ATATTATCCTGAACTTCCGTACCACCTACGTGTCCCAAACAGGCCAAGTAGTCTCTGCCCCCCGCTCCATTGGCCTTCATTATCTGGCCACTTGGTTCTTCATTGACCTCATTGCCGCTCTGCCCTTTGACCTGCTATATGCCTTCAACATTACTGTT ACATCACTTGTGCATCTGTTGAAGACAGTCCGTCTCCTGCGGCTCCTGCGGCTGCTGCAGAAGCTGGATCGGTATTCCCAGTACAGTGCCATGGTGCTCACCCTGCTCATGTCTGTATTTGCCCTGCTGGCGCACTGGATGGCCTGTATCTGGTATGTCATTGGTCGAAAGGAGATGGAGGCCAATGACCCACTGGTCTGGGACATTG GCTGGTTACATGAATTGGGCAAAAGGCTGGAGTCTCCCTATGTGAATGGGTCGGCCATGGGCGGCCCCTCCCGGAGAAGTGCCTACATCGCTGCCCTCTACTTTACGCTCAGCAGCCTCACTAGCGTGGGCTTTGGCAACGTCTGCGCCAACACGGACGCAGAGAAGATTTTCTCCATCTGCACCATGCTTATCGGGG CACTAATGCATGCTGTGGTGTTCGGAAACGTGACAGCCATCATCCAGCGCATGTACTCCAGGCGCTCGCTCTACCACACGCGCATGAAAGACCTGAAGGACTTTATCCGGGTGCACCGCCTGCCCCGACCCCTCAAACAGCGCATGCTGGAGTACTTCCAGACTACGTGGGCTGTCAACAGTGGCATCGACGCCAACGAG TTGCTAAAGGACTTCCCAGATGAGCTGCGGGCTGACATTGCCATGCACCTGAACCGGGAGATTCTGCAGCTGCCCCTCTTTGGAGCAGCGAGTCGAGGCTGCTTGAGAGCCCTCTCACTGCACATCAAGACCTCGTTCTGTGCTCCTGGAGAGTACCTGCTACGAAGAGGGGATGCGCTTCAGGCATATTACTATGTCTGTTCTGGATCACTTGAAGTCCTACAGGACAACATGGTGCTGGCTATTTTAG GGAAGGGGGACCTGATTGGAGCAGATGTCTCGGAGCCAGGACTGGACCCTGGGTTGGGATCAGGATCAGGCTCCTCGGGTTGTGTCCTGAAGACGGATGCTGATGTAAAGGCACTGACCTACTGTGGCTTGCAACAGCTAAGCGGTCAAGGTCTAGCTGATGTTCTGCGGCTCTATCCTGAATATGGGGCTGCTTTCCGAGCTGGCTTGGCTCGAGACCTCACCTTCAACCTGCACCGGGGCTCAGACTCCCAT GGTCTCAGTCGCTTTTGTCGCTCCCCACGTCATTCTCAG CCCCAGTCAGACAGCTTCGGTTCCTCCTCAGACAAGACCCTGACATCATCTATCGTGGAGGCCGAAGGAGGCCCAGAGCCTGCGGGAGCCCCTCGACCCCGCCGGCCACTCCTGCTGCCTAGCCTCAGTCCTGCTCGGCCCAGAGGCTCCCTTGCCAGCCTTCTGGGTGATGAGTTGCCTCCATTCTCTGCCctcacttcttccccttccctatctcccaccccttcccctgccCCGGCTGGCCGGGGCCAAAGTCCCTCCCTTCATGCCCCCCTGAAGGGTCCTGCTGCCTGGAAGGCCCCTCAGCTGCTCATCCCCCCACTGGGCACCTATGGACCCCCGGACCTCAGCCCCCG GGTAGTGGATGGCATCGAGGACTCTAGCAGCACTGGGGAATCTCAGAGTTTCCAGTTTAGCCGGGGACCCAAGCTGCCTCGCCCTCGAAGACAGTCACCTCCCTCAG AGTCTGGGCCCAACAAGGAGCTGGCTGCTGAAACAGAGGAGATGAAAGTGAAAGTCTGTAGATTGAACAGAGAG ATCACCCACCTCAACCAGGAAGTATCTCAGCTCAGCAGGGAACTTCGCCACATGATGCAGTTGCTTCAAGCCTGGTTGGCAACCCGGGCTCCCTTCACAGACTTTCCTGCTCCCCCTGGGGCTTCTCCTCCTCCATGTCCACCACCAAGACCTCTTTGTGTTTCTCCGTTGTTGACTGAGCCATGCCCTGGGACTCGGGATACCACATGTGCTGAGGTCCATTGTCCCCAAAGTTCTCCCCCAGCTGGTCTGAGGGAATCAGAAGTGGGGGCCTCTCCCCAGGGATCCAGGCCTGCCACACCAACTCTGTGCCCCCTGCAACTGCGCCCTCCTAGCCCTGCCTCTCGGTCTGCCCTGCTGACACCATCATCTGTCCTGGAAGTTCCAACTCCACCTGCTGGCTCTGTTTTCCCCAATGGCTCAGCTCCACTCCAGAGCACCAACCAA
- the HCRT gene encoding hypocretin neuropeptide precursor gives MDPSTSKAPWATVTLLLLLLVLPALLPARAAAQPMPNCCRQKTCSCRLYDLLHGAGNHAAGILTLGKRRAGLSGLQGRLQRLLQASGNHAAGILTVGRRAGAGGEPLSGPSGAPGYSSCSRGPGTGSCAGHLCTDSPAALDTVQGWLGA, from the exons ATGGATCCAAGCACTTCAAAG GCTCCCTGGGCCACCGTGACGCTGCTGCTCCTGTTGCTGGTGCTCCCGGCCTTGCTCCCGGCCCGGGCGGCAGCTCAGCCCATGCCCAACTGCTGCCGGCAGAAAACCTGCTCCTGTCGTCTCTACGACCTGCTGCACGGAGCCGGCAACCACGCGGCGGGCATCCTCACCTTGGGGAAACGGAGGGCGGGCCTCTCTGGGCTGCAGGGACGGCTCCAGAGGCTCCTGCAAGCCAGCGGCAACCACGCCGCAGGCATCCTCACGGTGGGGCGCCGGGCTGGCGCCGGCGGAGAGCCCCTCTCCGGTCCCTCCGGAGCGCCGGGCTACAGCAGCTGCTCCCGGGGCCCTGGCACTGGCTCCTGCGCCGGGCATCTGTGTACCGACAGCCCCGCAGCACTAGACACGGTCCAGGGCTGGCTGGGGGCGTAA